One Streptomyces sp. V4I8 genomic window carries:
- a CDS encoding FhaA domain-containing protein, which yields MGVLKKFEQRLEGLVNGTFAKVFKSEVQPVEIAGALQRECDNNATIWNRDRTVVPNDFIVELSAPDHERLSPYSGQLGDELAGMVRDYAKQQRYTFMGPIKVNLEKADDLDTGLYRVRSRTLAGSADQQGGGRQAPAPAAPAGRPGGAQGQGGYGYPPSAAPTGAPPMPAAPPPGGRPGGYGYPQPAGGQRPPAAPAAGGRTRYWIEINGTRHQISRATLVLGRSTDADVRIDDPGVSRRHCEIRTGTPSTIQDLGSTNGIVVDGQHTTRATLRDGSRIVVGSTTVIYRQAEG from the coding sequence ATGGGAGTCCTGAAGAAGTTCGAGCAGCGTCTCGAAGGTCTGGTCAACGGCACCTTCGCCAAGGTGTTCAAGTCCGAGGTCCAGCCCGTGGAGATCGCGGGAGCGCTCCAGCGCGAGTGCGACAACAACGCGACCATCTGGAACCGCGACCGCACGGTCGTCCCCAACGACTTCATCGTGGAGCTCAGCGCGCCGGACCACGAGCGCCTGAGCCCCTACTCCGGCCAGCTCGGCGACGAGCTCGCCGGCATGGTCCGCGACTACGCCAAGCAGCAGCGCTACACCTTCATGGGACCGATCAAGGTCAACCTGGAGAAGGCCGACGACCTCGACACCGGCCTGTACCGCGTGCGCAGCCGTACGCTCGCCGGCTCCGCCGACCAGCAGGGCGGCGGCCGCCAGGCCCCCGCACCCGCCGCCCCGGCCGGGCGGCCCGGTGGCGCCCAGGGCCAGGGCGGCTACGGCTATCCGCCGTCCGCCGCACCCACGGGCGCCCCGCCCATGCCGGCCGCGCCGCCACCCGGCGGCCGCCCCGGCGGTTACGGCTACCCGCAGCCCGCGGGCGGCCAGCGACCCCCCGCCGCACCCGCGGCCGGCGGCCGCACCCGCTACTGGATCGAGATCAACGGCACCCGCCATCAGATCTCCCGCGCCACGCTCGTGCTGGGCCGCAGCACCGACGCCGACGTGCGGATCGACGACCCCGGCGTCTCCCGCCGGCACTGCGAGATCCGGACCGGAACGCCCTCGACGATCCAGGATCTCGGGTCCACCAACGGCATCGTGGTGGACGGGCAGCACACCACCCGCGCTACGCTCCGCGACGGCTCGCGGATCGTCGTGGGCAGCACCACCGTTATCTATAGGCAAGCCGAAGGGTGA
- a CDS encoding glycosyltransferase 87 family protein, giving the protein MPPESPSFVAGVRPGGPVLAPARRMPVQDGRRTPSRPAPRIPRDVLFWLGCAVFAMSLALFTTLAPHRIWGASAAIGYTVAAELARRAPRAWSGRAAGAALLGSVVVPLALMIAVGAAQSEVHVVEHSGGLLLDSGSPYVPHPPGVDDYNPYLPGMALFGIAHALFGGTPLADARVWFCAAFLVSMLVAARRSGKSGAGAVLVLAAFPAVALPLAVGGVDLPVIGLMCLGLALAGWGGSGTAAGLAMGAAAALKWTAWPLLPVGLVLLAMTAGRRAAVRAGAVAVLVAALAVVPVALADPHAFVEHVVLFPLGQGGVRSPAASPLPGYLLATYVPGGSVLAMAALAAAAVGVAVSLAVRPPRTVVAAADRLALGLGLAMCLIPATRFGYLVYPLVLATWFRRTELVSAARRVGRLVGVGHG; this is encoded by the coding sequence ATGCCACCCGAGTCACCCTCCTTCGTCGCCGGGGTCAGGCCCGGCGGACCTGTCCTCGCCCCCGCACGCCGGATGCCCGTCCAGGACGGCCGCCGCACGCCGTCCCGCCCGGCTCCCCGTATACCCCGCGACGTGCTGTTCTGGCTCGGATGCGCGGTCTTCGCCATGTCGCTGGCCCTGTTCACGACGCTCGCGCCGCACCGGATCTGGGGCGCGAGCGCCGCCATCGGGTACACCGTCGCGGCGGAGCTCGCCCGTCGGGCGCCGCGCGCCTGGAGCGGACGCGCCGCGGGCGCCGCGCTGCTCGGATCCGTCGTGGTCCCGCTGGCGCTGATGATCGCGGTGGGGGCCGCGCAGTCGGAGGTGCACGTCGTCGAGCACTCGGGCGGCCTGCTGCTGGACTCCGGAAGCCCGTACGTACCGCACCCGCCCGGCGTCGACGACTACAACCCGTACCTGCCCGGCATGGCGCTCTTCGGGATAGCCCACGCGCTGTTCGGCGGCACGCCGCTCGCGGACGCCCGGGTGTGGTTCTGCGCCGCGTTCCTGGTGAGCATGCTGGTCGCCGCGCGGCGCTCGGGGAAGTCGGGAGCGGGGGCCGTGCTCGTCCTCGCGGCCTTCCCCGCGGTGGCGTTGCCGCTGGCCGTCGGCGGGGTCGACCTGCCGGTGATCGGGTTGATGTGCCTGGGGCTGGCGCTGGCGGGCTGGGGCGGGTCCGGTACGGCGGCGGGGCTGGCGATGGGGGCCGCGGCCGCGCTGAAGTGGACGGCCTGGCCGTTGCTGCCGGTGGGGCTGGTGCTGCTCGCGATGACGGCGGGGCGGCGGGCGGCCGTACGGGCCGGTGCCGTCGCCGTACTGGTGGCCGCGCTGGCCGTGGTGCCGGTGGCCCTGGCCGACCCGCACGCCTTCGTCGAGCACGTGGTGCTCTTCCCGCTCGGTCAGGGCGGGGTGCGCTCACCGGCGGCCAGCCCGCTGCCCGGGTACCTGCTGGCCACCTACGTCCCCGGCGGCTCCGTCCTCGCCATGGCCGCCCTCGCGGCCGCCGCCGTCGGCGTGGCGGTGTCGTTGGCGGTACGTCCGCCCAGGACCGTCGTCGCGGCCGCGGACCGGCTGGCGCTCGGGTTGGGGCTGGCGATGTGCCTGATCCCGGCGACGCGGTTCGGGTACCTGGTCTACCCGCTCGTCCTGGCCACCTGGTTCCGGCGTACGGAGCTGGTGTCGGCCGCTCGTCGGGTCGGCCGCCTGGTGGGGGTCGGTCATGGGTGA
- a CDS encoding Stp1/IreP family PP2C-type Ser/Thr phosphatase, with protein sequence MYPEPTGEVRMSLSLRFAAGSHKGMIREGNEDSGYAGPRLLAIADGMGGAAAGEVASSEAISTIVALDDDVPGSDILTSLGTAVQRANDQLRAMVEEDPQLEGMGTTLTALLWTGQRLGLVHVGDSRAYLLRDGVLTQITQDHTWVQRLVDEGRITEEEATTHPQRSLLMRALGSGDHVEPDLSIREVRAGDRYLICSDGLSGVVSHQTLEDTLASYQGPQETVQELIQLALRGGGPDNITVIIADVLDLDTGDTLAGQLSDTPVVVGAVAENQQHHLHDNGIMQTPAGRASGLGRQVPGQGGGGEFGPPGSGDTTGYVPAGSFGDYTDDDFVKPGRGRKWLKRSFYSALTLAVIGGGLYGGWRWTQTQYYVGANNEHVALYRGISQDLAWVSLSKVEKDHPEIELKYLPPYQQKLVEATITEGGLKDAQTKIDELALQASACKKRSEQQAAESDNNSRTGEGEAGGTTGTTRTSLTSKATPTPNPSASKPSTPPNTTSPTPTATPSPGPTLSEEEQKVVSNCGTQ encoded by the coding sequence ATGTACCCGGAGCCGACGGGCGAGGTGCGCATGAGTCTGTCACTGCGCTTCGCCGCCGGATCGCACAAAGGCATGATCCGGGAGGGCAACGAGGACTCCGGATACGCCGGACCCCGCCTGCTCGCCATCGCCGACGGCATGGGCGGCGCGGCGGCCGGCGAGGTCGCCTCCTCCGAGGCCATCTCCACCATCGTCGCGCTCGACGACGACGTCCCCGGCTCCGACATCCTCACCTCGCTCGGCACCGCCGTACAGCGCGCCAACGACCAGCTGCGCGCCATGGTCGAGGAAGACCCGCAGCTGGAAGGCATGGGCACCACGCTCACCGCCCTCCTGTGGACCGGACAGCGCCTCGGCCTCGTCCACGTCGGCGACTCACGCGCGTACCTGCTCCGAGACGGCGTCCTCACGCAGATCACCCAGGACCACACCTGGGTGCAGCGCCTCGTCGACGAGGGCCGCATCACCGAAGAGGAAGCCACCACCCACCCCCAACGCTCCCTGCTGATGCGGGCGTTGGGCAGCGGCGACCACGTCGAGCCCGACCTGTCCATCCGCGAGGTCCGCGCCGGCGACCGCTACCTGATCTGCTCCGACGGCCTCTCCGGCGTCGTGTCCCACCAGACCCTTGAGGACACCCTCGCCAGCTACCAGGGCCCCCAGGAGACCGTCCAGGAGCTCATCCAGCTCGCGCTGCGCGGCGGCGGCCCCGACAACATCACCGTGATCATCGCCGACGTCCTCGACCTGGACACCGGCGACACGCTCGCCGGGCAGCTGTCCGACACCCCGGTCGTGGTCGGCGCGGTCGCCGAGAACCAGCAGCACCACCTGCACGACAACGGCATCATGCAGACCCCCGCCGGCCGCGCCTCCGGGCTCGGCCGCCAGGTGCCCGGACAGGGCGGCGGCGGCGAGTTCGGCCCGCCCGGCTCCGGCGACACCACCGGCTACGTCCCGGCAGGCAGCTTCGGCGACTACACCGACGACGACTTCGTCAAGCCCGGCCGCGGCCGCAAGTGGCTGAAGAGATCTTTCTACTCGGCCCTCACGCTCGCCGTCATCGGCGGCGGCCTGTACGGCGGCTGGCGCTGGACCCAGACGCAGTACTACGTGGGCGCCAACAACGAACACGTCGCCCTCTACCGCGGCATCAGCCAGGACCTGGCCTGGGTTTCGTTGTCGAAGGTCGAGAAGGACCACCCCGAGATCGAACTCAAGTACCTGCCGCCCTACCAGCAGAAGCTCGTCGAGGCGACCATCACCGAGGGCGGCCTGAAGGACGCCCAGACGAAGATCGACGAGCTCGCCCTGCAGGCCTCCGCGTGCAAGAAGCGGTCCGAGCAGCAGGCCGCCGAGAGCGACAACAACTCCCGGACCGGCGAGGGCGAGGCCGGAGGCACCACGGGAACCACCCGTACCTCCCTTACGTCCAAGGCGACACCGACGCCGAATCCCTCGGCCTCCAAGCCCTCGACCCCGCCCAACACCACCTCCCCGACACCGACTGCGACGCCAAGCCCCGGCCCCACTCTCTCGGAGGAAGAGCAGAAGGTCGTCTCGAACTGCGGTACGCAGTAG
- a CDS encoding J domain-containing protein, which translates to MTTPEAEQSQAEPADAGTPGGADVPAGGAEQGGEAQVTAEDGAERPEERLERAVRAAEQALIEYEIAVETFRVEVENFSRLHHQKLGPMYARLDELDARIAEATAARTGDPEDIRKADEARARVLPMPGVEELFHGWMDGDGLSPEAAAMLTEQPVRPPQRVRPSDEARKLYRELARKAHPDLAQETAERSRREEFITRVNAAYARGDEALLRELAEEWAAGPVPKEQGPTPAEELYARLEWLAQRKEMLTLVARDLEEGAIGAMLRLAPDDPDRLLDEIADQLLAQVAAREAELAALLG; encoded by the coding sequence GTGACGACGCCGGAAGCTGAGCAGTCCCAGGCAGAGCCCGCTGACGCGGGGACGCCGGGCGGTGCCGACGTGCCCGCCGGTGGAGCTGAGCAGGGTGGTGAGGCGCAGGTGACGGCCGAGGACGGGGCCGAGCGGCCCGAGGAGCGGCTGGAGCGGGCCGTGCGGGCCGCCGAGCAGGCCTTGATCGAGTACGAGATCGCCGTGGAGACCTTCCGCGTCGAGGTGGAGAACTTCTCCCGGCTGCACCACCAGAAGCTCGGCCCGATGTACGCCCGCCTCGACGAGCTGGACGCCCGGATCGCCGAGGCCACCGCCGCCCGCACCGGTGACCCCGAGGACATCCGCAAGGCCGACGAGGCCCGCGCCCGGGTGCTGCCGATGCCCGGCGTCGAGGAGCTGTTCCACGGCTGGATGGACGGCGATGGGCTGTCCCCGGAGGCCGCGGCGATGCTCACGGAGCAGCCGGTACGCCCGCCGCAGCGGGTGCGCCCCAGCGACGAGGCCCGCAAGCTCTACCGCGAGCTGGCCCGCAAGGCCCACCCCGATCTCGCCCAGGAAACGGCCGAGCGCTCCCGGCGTGAGGAGTTCATCACCCGGGTCAACGCGGCGTACGCCCGAGGCGACGAGGCGCTGCTGCGGGAGCTGGCCGAGGAGTGGGCGGCAGGACCGGTGCCCAAGGAGCAGGGCCCCACCCCCGCCGAGGAGCTCTACGCCCGCCTCGAATGGCTCGCCCAGCGCAAGGAGATGCTCACGCTGGTCGCGAGGGACCTGGAGGAGGGCGCGATCGGCGCGATGCTCCGCCTCGCGCCGGACGACCCCGACCGCCTTCTCGATGAGATCGCCGACCAGCTCCTGGCTCAGGTCGCGGCACGCGAAGCGGAACTCGCCGCGCTGCTCGGCTAG
- a CDS encoding rhodanese-like domain-containing protein, with protein sequence MPTVEVTDLKDDDFLLDVREDDEWQAGHAEGALHIPISEFVARYGELTEAAPQDGRVHVICRSGGRSAQVAMYLVQQGIDAVNVDGGMQVWAAAGRPVLNDEGQPGFVL encoded by the coding sequence GTGCCCACGGTCGAGGTCACCGACCTCAAGGACGACGACTTCCTCCTGGACGTCCGCGAGGACGACGAGTGGCAGGCAGGCCACGCCGAAGGCGCCCTGCACATCCCGATCAGCGAGTTCGTCGCCCGGTACGGCGAGCTGACGGAGGCCGCGCCGCAGGACGGCCGCGTGCATGTGATCTGCCGTTCCGGCGGGCGTTCGGCGCAGGTCGCGATGTACCTCGTCCAGCAGGGCATCGACGCCGTGAACGTCGACGGCGGCATGCAGGTGTGGGCGGCGGCCGGCCGTCCCGTGCTGAACGACGAGGGACAGCCCGGGTTCGTGCTGTAG
- a CDS encoding FHA domain-containing protein: MSELTLTVMRLGFLAVLWLFVIVAVQVIRSDLFGTRVTQRGARREAARPQQAARQAAPPQQRGQQGGGRQRRNAPTKLVVSEGTLTGTTVALQGQTITLGRAHDSTIVLDDDYASSRHARIYPDRDGQWIVEDLGSTNGTYLDRTRLTTPTPVPLGAPIRIGKTVIELRK; encoded by the coding sequence ATGTCAGAGCTGACCCTCACGGTCATGCGGCTGGGTTTCCTGGCCGTCCTGTGGCTGTTCGTGATCGTGGCCGTGCAGGTCATCCGCAGCGACCTGTTCGGTACGCGTGTCACGCAGCGCGGAGCGCGCCGCGAGGCCGCCCGGCCGCAGCAGGCCGCACGACAGGCGGCGCCTCCGCAGCAGCGCGGCCAGCAGGGCGGCGGCCGCCAGCGCCGTAACGCCCCCACCAAGCTGGTCGTGTCCGAGGGCACCCTCACCGGCACCACCGTCGCGCTCCAGGGCCAGACCATCACCCTGGGCCGGGCGCACGACAGCACGATCGTGCTGGACGACGACTACGCCTCCAGCCGGCATGCCAGGATCTACCCGGACCGCGACGGCCAGTGGATCGTCGAGGACCTGGGCTCCACCAACGGCACGTACCTCGACCGAACGCGGCTCACGACCCCCACACCTGTTCCGCTGGGCGCGCCGATCCGCATCGGCAAGACCGTCATCGAGCTGCGGAAGTAG
- a CDS encoding FMN-dependent NADH-azoreductase, whose amino-acid sequence MATLLHIDSSVFPADASSSRAVTDAFRRTWQEQHPEGTVIHRDLATNPVPHITAHAHTAGFSDPATHTPEQAAAFAERVRLIEELERADAVLIGAPMYNLTIPSTLKAWLDNVVLFGRTAGEVQSVKGTPITVVASRGGAYGPGTPRAGYEYVQNYLSAVLADFLGADLDFIVPELTMAAADPGMADLVPLFEASRARALDEAAAKAKELAQRHAA is encoded by the coding sequence ATGGCCACGCTCCTGCACATCGACTCCTCGGTCTTTCCGGCCGACGCCTCCTCCTCCCGGGCCGTCACCGACGCCTTCCGCCGCACGTGGCAGGAACAGCACCCGGAGGGCACGGTGATCCACCGCGACCTCGCCACCAACCCCGTGCCGCACATCACCGCCCACGCGCACACCGCCGGCTTCTCCGATCCGGCGACTCACACCCCCGAGCAGGCCGCCGCCTTCGCCGAGCGCGTGCGGCTGATCGAGGAGCTGGAGCGTGCGGACGCGGTGCTGATCGGCGCCCCGATGTACAACCTGACGATCCCGTCGACGCTGAAGGCCTGGCTGGACAACGTGGTCCTGTTCGGCCGCACGGCGGGCGAGGTGCAGTCGGTCAAGGGGACCCCGATCACCGTCGTGGCCAGCCGTGGCGGCGCCTACGGGCCGGGCACTCCGCGCGCGGGCTACGAGTACGTGCAGAACTACCTGTCGGCGGTGCTGGCCGACTTCCTCGGCGCCGACCTCGACTTCATCGTCCCGGAGCTCACGATGGCCGCCGCCGACCCGGGCATGGCCGACCTGGTCCCGCTCTTCGAGGCCTCCCGCGCGCGTGCCCTCGACGAGGCCGCCGCGAAGGCGAAGGAGCTGGCCCAGCGGCACGCGGCGTAA
- a CDS encoding FtsW/RodA/SpoVE family cell cycle protein — protein sequence MSSTTNPSTHHTSTIGAIGAPSRRNTELALLLFAVVIPVFAYANVGLAIHDEVPTGLLGYGLGLGLLAGVGHLAVRKFAPYADPLLLPLATLLNGLGLVAIWRLDQSKLLQQIGQAGGKATNQLIYTAMGIALFIAVLIFLKDHRTLQRYTYISMAGALFLLLLPLVPGLGADITYGAKIWIQVGSFTIQPGEFAKIVLAIFFAGYLMVKRDALALASRRFMGLYLPRGRDLGPIVVVWMISILILVFETDLGTSLLFFGMFVIMLYVATERTSWIVFGLLMSAAGAVGVASFEPHVQTRVQAWLDPMREYTLSRTPNGDGMVHSEQAMQALWAFGSGGTLGTGWGQGHSELIRFAANSDFILATFGEELGLAGIMAILLIYGLIVERGVRTALAARDPFGKLLAVGLSGAFALQVFVVAGGVMGLIPLTGMTMPFLAYGGSSVIANWALIGVLIRISDTARRPAPAPAPNPDAEMTQVVRPS from the coding sequence ATGAGCAGTACTACGAACCCGTCGACGCACCACACGTCCACGATCGGCGCCATCGGCGCGCCGAGCAGGCGCAATACCGAGCTCGCGCTGCTGTTGTTCGCGGTCGTCATTCCGGTATTCGCCTACGCCAACGTGGGGTTGGCGATCCATGACGAGGTGCCCACCGGGCTGCTCGGCTACGGCCTGGGCCTCGGCCTGCTGGCCGGCGTGGGCCATCTCGCCGTACGGAAGTTCGCGCCCTACGCGGACCCGCTGCTGCTGCCCCTGGCGACACTGCTGAACGGACTGGGGCTGGTGGCCATCTGGCGGCTGGACCAGTCGAAGCTGCTGCAGCAGATCGGGCAGGCCGGCGGCAAGGCGACCAACCAGCTGATCTACACGGCCATGGGCATCGCCCTCTTCATCGCCGTGCTGATCTTCCTCAAGGACCACCGCACGCTGCAGCGCTACACCTACATCTCCATGGCAGGCGCGCTGTTCCTGCTGCTGCTCCCGCTCGTCCCCGGCCTCGGCGCCGACATCACCTACGGCGCCAAGATCTGGATCCAGGTCGGCAGCTTCACCATCCAGCCCGGCGAGTTCGCCAAGATCGTGCTGGCGATCTTCTTCGCCGGCTACCTCATGGTCAAGCGCGACGCCCTCGCCCTGGCCAGCCGCCGCTTCATGGGCCTGTACCTGCCGCGCGGCCGCGACCTCGGCCCGATCGTCGTCGTCTGGATGATCTCGATCCTCATCCTGGTCTTCGAGACCGACCTCGGTACGTCGCTGCTGTTCTTCGGAATGTTCGTCATCATGCTGTACGTCGCCACCGAGCGGACCAGCTGGATCGTCTTCGGCCTGCTGATGTCCGCGGCCGGCGCCGTCGGCGTCGCCAGCTTCGAACCGCACGTCCAGACGCGTGTCCAGGCCTGGCTCGACCCGATGCGCGAGTACACCCTCAGCCGCACCCCCAACGGCGACGGCATGGTCCACTCCGAGCAGGCCATGCAGGCCCTGTGGGCCTTCGGCTCCGGCGGCACCCTCGGCACCGGCTGGGGCCAGGGCCACTCCGAACTCATCCGCTTCGCCGCCAACTCCGACTTCATCCTCGCCACCTTCGGCGAGGAACTGGGCCTGGCCGGCATCATGGCGATCCTGCTGATCTACGGCCTGATCGTGGAGCGCGGCGTGCGCACCGCCCTCGCCGCCCGCGACCCCTTCGGCAAGCTGCTCGCCGTCGGCCTCTCCGGCGCCTTCGCCCTCCAGGTCTTCGTCGTCGCCGGCGGCGTCATGGGCCTCATCCCGCTGACCGGTATGACGATGCCGTTCCTGGCATACGGCGGTTCCTCCGTCATCGCCAACTGGGCGCTCATCGGCGTACTCATCCGCATCAGCGACACCGCCCGCCGCCCGGCGCCCGCCCCCGCCCCCAACCCCGACGCCGAGATGACCCAGGTGGTCCGCCCGTCATGA
- a CDS encoding winged helix-turn-helix transcriptional regulator: MAGEQSHDVGACKRVDDGITQVFQLLGKRWTGPIVSVLITGPAYFVALRRAIPGISERMLSDRLTELAAAGLVVREVYEGPPLRVVYRLTEAGAALEPALTELGGWAKTYLGDGERSGGC; this comes from the coding sequence ATGGCGGGTGAGCAGAGCCACGACGTAGGGGCGTGCAAGCGGGTCGACGACGGGATCACGCAGGTCTTCCAGCTGCTCGGCAAGCGCTGGACCGGCCCGATCGTCTCCGTCCTGATCACAGGACCGGCGTACTTCGTCGCCCTGCGCCGGGCGATCCCCGGCATCAGCGAGCGCATGCTCTCCGACCGGCTCACCGAACTCGCCGCCGCGGGACTGGTGGTGCGCGAGGTCTACGAGGGGCCGCCGCTGCGGGTGGTGTACCGGCTGACGGAGGCGGGCGCCGCGCTGGAGCCGGCGCTGACCGAGCTGGGCGGGTGGGCGAAGACGTATCTGGGGGATGGGGAGCGGTCGGGGGGCTGCTGA
- a CDS encoding acyl-CoA dehydrogenase family protein: MDFTFTEEQQAAAEAARGVFAGVAPDAVPSPALTPGAVADDFDRPLWGRLADADLLSLLLAEEHGGAGLDAIALCLVLRESAKVLARVPLLESSAATAAVQAYGGPELKAELLARAGRGEIVLTVAAHGRTGHDPAELAVTARQDGSRWVLDGVQTAVPWAYDADLVVVPARTAADRTVLALVPCDAEGVSLAEQFSTSGERLGELRLDSVGLAARDVLDAEGAWQWLRELLATGTCALALGLGERVLRMTSDYASKREQFGHPIATFQAVAVQSADRYIDLRAMEATLWQAAWRIASGAPGALPASGDVAVAKIWASEGVRRVVQTAQHLHGGFGADVDYPLHRYHAWAKHLELALGPAAAHEEALGDLLAAHPLG; encoded by the coding sequence GTGGACTTCACCTTCACCGAGGAGCAGCAGGCGGCGGCCGAGGCGGCGCGCGGGGTGTTCGCCGGGGTCGCGCCGGACGCGGTGCCCTCTCCGGCGCTCACGCCGGGCGCCGTCGCCGACGACTTCGACCGCCCGCTGTGGGGCCGGCTCGCGGACGCCGACCTGCTGAGCCTGCTGCTCGCGGAGGAGCACGGCGGGGCCGGCCTCGACGCCATCGCGCTGTGCCTGGTGCTGCGCGAGTCGGCGAAGGTGCTGGCCCGGGTGCCGCTGCTGGAGAGCAGCGCGGCGACGGCCGCCGTCCAGGCGTACGGCGGGCCCGAGCTGAAGGCGGAGCTGCTGGCGCGGGCGGGGCGCGGTGAGATCGTGCTGACGGTCGCCGCCCACGGCCGCACCGGCCACGACCCGGCCGAGCTCGCCGTGACCGCCCGGCAGGACGGCTCCCGGTGGGTGCTGGACGGGGTGCAGACCGCGGTGCCCTGGGCGTACGACGCCGATCTCGTCGTCGTGCCGGCCCGTACGGCCGCCGACCGGACCGTCCTCGCGCTGGTGCCGTGCGATGCGGAGGGGGTCTCGCTCGCCGAGCAGTTCTCGACCAGCGGGGAGCGGCTGGGGGAGCTGCGGCTGGACTCGGTGGGGCTCGCGGCGCGGGACGTCCTCGACGCCGAGGGCGCCTGGCAGTGGCTGCGGGAGCTACTGGCCACCGGGACGTGTGCCCTGGCGCTCGGGCTGGGTGAGCGGGTACTGCGTATGACCTCGGACTACGCGAGCAAGCGGGAGCAGTTCGGGCACCCCATCGCCACCTTCCAGGCGGTCGCCGTGCAGTCCGCCGACCGCTACATCGACCTGCGCGCGATGGAGGCCACGCTCTGGCAGGCCGCGTGGCGGATCGCCTCGGGGGCGCCGGGGGCCCTGCCCGCCTCGGGAGACGTGGCCGTGGCCAAGATCTGGGCCTCGGAGGGCGTACGACGGGTCGTGCAGACGGCCCAGCATCTGCACGGCGGCTTCGGCGCCGACGTCGACTATCCGCTGCACCGGTACCACGCCTGGGCCAAGCACCTGGAACTGGCGCTCGGCCCGGCGGCGGCCCACGAGGAAGCCCTGGGGGATCTGCTGGCGGCACATCCGCTCGGCTGA
- a CDS encoding DUF2252 domain-containing protein, whose protein sequence is MTEVGAGAAAEAAAVAAESPSGSVARRLPRVRGFAEWPGGGSPKEEGKALRGRVPRGEHALLDLDAGRPDAVAAVEESNLGRLAELTPIRVGRMAATPFAFLRGSAGLMAYDLARTPMTRIRAQICGDAHAANFGLYGDPRGGLIIDLNDFDETLYGPWEWDLKRLATSLVLAGREAGADEDRCRKAAHDTVGAYRRTMRLLAKLPVLDAWNAIADEELVSHTDAHDLLGTLERVAEKARANTSGRFAAKSTEPTEDGGRRFVDAPPVLRRVPDAEAAAVAASLESYVTTLSEDRHPLLSRHAVHDVAFRVVGTGSVGTRSYVVLLLDHRGESLVLQVKEARPSALVPHLVTAGFEAPEAEHEGRRVVLGQKRMQVVSDVLLGWTTVDGLPFQVRQFRNRKGSVDPAALAADQIDDYARMTGALLARAHSHSVDPRLVSGYCGKNEELDEAIATFAVTYADRTEADHTALVAAVRAGRIAAEAGV, encoded by the coding sequence ATGACCGAGGTCGGTGCGGGAGCTGCGGCGGAGGCGGCCGCGGTGGCAGCGGAGTCGCCGTCGGGATCCGTGGCGCGTCGGCTGCCCCGCGTGCGCGGCTTTGCGGAGTGGCCCGGTGGCGGGTCGCCCAAGGAGGAGGGCAAGGCGCTGCGTGGCCGGGTCCCGCGTGGGGAGCACGCCCTTCTCGATCTGGACGCCGGCCGCCCCGACGCCGTGGCCGCCGTCGAGGAATCCAACCTCGGCCGGCTTGCCGAGCTCACACCGATCAGGGTCGGCCGGATGGCGGCGACACCCTTCGCGTTTCTGCGCGGCTCGGCGGGGCTCATGGCGTACGACCTCGCCCGCACCCCCATGACCCGGATCCGCGCCCAGATCTGCGGCGACGCGCACGCGGCCAATTTCGGCCTGTACGGCGATCCGCGCGGCGGCCTGATCATCGATCTGAACGACTTCGACGAGACGCTGTACGGCCCCTGGGAGTGGGACCTCAAGCGGCTCGCCACCTCGCTCGTACTCGCGGGCCGCGAGGCCGGCGCGGACGAGGACCGGTGCCGCAAGGCGGCGCACGACACGGTCGGTGCCTACCGGCGCACCATGCGGCTGCTGGCCAAGCTCCCGGTGCTGGACGCGTGGAACGCGATCGCGGACGAGGAGCTCGTCTCCCACACCGACGCCCATGATCTGCTCGGCACCCTGGAGCGGGTCGCGGAGAAGGCGCGGGCCAACACCAGCGGACGCTTCGCGGCCAAGTCGACGGAGCCGACCGAGGACGGTGGCCGTCGGTTCGTGGACGCCCCGCCCGTACTGCGCCGGGTGCCGGACGCCGAGGCCGCGGCGGTCGCGGCATCGCTGGAGAGCTACGTGACCACGCTCTCCGAGGACCGTCACCCCCTCCTCTCCCGTCACGCGGTGCACGACGTGGCCTTCCGCGTGGTGGGGACGGGCAGTGTGGGCACCCGCTCGTACGTCGTCCTGCTCCTGGACCACCGGGGCGAGTCACTGGTCCTCCAGGTGAAGGAGGCCCGCCCCTCGGCCCTCGTCCCGCACCTGGTGACGGCCGGCTTCGAGGCGCCGGAGGCGGAGCACGAGGGGAGGCGCGTGGTCCTCGGCCAGAAGCGCATGCAGGTGGTCAGCGATGTCCTGCTGGGCTGGACGACGGTCGACGGACTCCCCTTCCAGGTGCGCCAGTTCCGCAACCGCAAGGGCAGTGTCGACCCGGCGGCACTGGCCGCCGACCAGATAGACGACTACGCCCGCATGACCGGCGCCCTCCTGGCCCGCGCCCACTCCCACAGCGTCGACCCCCGGCTGGTCTCCGGCTACTGCGGCAAGAACGAAGAACTGGACGAGGCGATCGCCACCTTCGCCGTCACCTACGCCGACCGCACCGAGGCGGACCACACCGCGCTGGTGGCGGCGGTCCGGGCGGGCCGGATCGCGGCGGAGGCGGGGGTGTGA